The proteins below are encoded in one region of Thermococcus peptonophilus:
- the gatD gene encoding Glu-tRNA(Gln) amidotransferase subunit GatD translates to MRRKVDEFMEKHGLGVGDLVRVVKREGDERITFEGLVMPPYELSPGETLTIKLDNGYNIGILIDAIEDIEILERAKEAPKMEFKEVLPRKEGLPSVTILGTGGTIASRIDYKTGAVHAAFTAEELAKAVPEIFDIANITPKLLFNIMSEDMKPEYWKRIAHETAKALNSGEDGVVIAHGTDTMGYTAAALSFMLKNLTKPIALVGSQRSSDRPSSDAAMNLICATRMAVSDVAEVMVVMHGETSDTYCLAHRGTKVRKMHTSRRDTFRSINDVPIAKVWPEGKIEYLRDDYRKRSEGEVEVDDRFEERVAILKIYPGVTSELLEFLVDKGYKGIVLEGTGLGHTPNDMIPAIERAVENGVAICMTSQCLYGRVNLNVYSTGRRLLKAGVIPCEDMLPETAYVKLGWVLGHTDDLEEVRRMMLTNYAGEITPYTRFDTFLR, encoded by the coding sequence ATGAGGAGAAAAGTTGACGAGTTCATGGAGAAGCACGGCCTCGGTGTTGGAGATCTCGTCAGAGTCGTCAAGAGGGAAGGCGACGAGAGAATAACCTTCGAGGGCCTTGTTATGCCACCCTACGAGCTTTCTCCGGGGGAGACGCTTACGATCAAGCTCGACAACGGCTACAATATTGGCATCCTGATAGACGCGATAGAGGACATCGAGATCCTTGAGAGGGCCAAAGAAGCCCCGAAGATGGAGTTCAAGGAGGTTCTGCCAAGGAAAGAGGGTCTCCCGAGCGTTACCATTCTCGGAACTGGCGGAACGATAGCGAGCAGGATAGACTATAAAACCGGTGCCGTTCATGCCGCCTTTACCGCTGAGGAGCTTGCCAAGGCAGTCCCTGAGATATTCGATATAGCGAACATAACGCCAAAACTTCTCTTCAATATAATGAGTGAGGACATGAAACCAGAGTACTGGAAGAGAATAGCTCACGAAACAGCTAAAGCGCTAAACTCCGGCGAAGACGGAGTCGTTATTGCCCACGGAACGGACACTATGGGCTATACGGCAGCTGCACTAAGCTTCATGCTCAAGAACCTCACAAAGCCCATAGCTCTCGTGGGTTCCCAGAGGAGTTCCGACAGACCGAGCAGCGACGCGGCGATGAACCTAATCTGCGCCACGAGGATGGCAGTTAGCGATGTTGCCGAAGTTATGGTGGTTATGCACGGAGAAACCAGCGACACCTACTGCCTCGCCCACCGCGGAACCAAGGTCAGGAAGATGCACACGAGCAGGAGGGACACCTTCAGGAGCATCAACGACGTACCGATAGCGAAGGTCTGGCCGGAAGGGAAGATCGAGTATCTAAGGGACGACTACAGGAAGAGGAGCGAGGGCGAGGTTGAGGTTGACGACAGGTTCGAGGAGAGAGTAGCCATACTCAAGATCTACCCAGGCGTGACCAGCGAGCTTCTTGAGTTCTTGGTTGACAAGGGATATAAGGGAATCGTCCTTGAGGGAACAGGCCTCGGCCACACGCCAAACGATATGATTCCAGCCATTGAGAGGGCCGTTGAAAACGGTGTAGCGATATGCATGACGAGTCAGTGCCTCTACGGAAGGGTAAACCTCAACGTTTACTCGACCGGAAGGAGACTCCTAAAGGCGGGCGTTATACCCTGCGAGGACATGCTCCCTGAGACTGCCTACGTCAAGCTCGGCTGGGTTCTTGGGCACACGGACGACCTTGAGGAAGTGAGAAGAATGATGCTGACCAACTACGCCGGCGAGATAACACCCTACACAAGGTTTGACACGTTCCTGAGGTGA
- a CDS encoding translin family protein, giving the protein MSIEEIVETIREELDEKDLLREEALRITREIVRLSGDTVKAIHRGDIPTARARFEEVEKKVEELKEKLKDHPDLYYTGYVQTAHQEFVEAALLLSYVMGKPYPTPWELDVPKADYALGLGDFIGELRRYFLLRLLEGDIEAAERAYREMENVYNALMTLEYPKGLVNIRTKQDQARHILERTLEDLTRAKLNKKLEEKLKAAVGDE; this is encoded by the coding sequence ATGAGCATAGAGGAGATCGTAGAAACTATAAGGGAGGAACTCGATGAAAAGGATCTCCTGCGGGAGGAGGCACTTAGAATAACCAGGGAGATAGTGCGCCTGAGTGGGGATACCGTTAAGGCGATCCATCGGGGGGATATCCCCACAGCCAGAGCCCGCTTTGAGGAAGTTGAAAAGAAGGTTGAAGAGCTGAAGGAGAAGCTTAAGGATCATCCCGATCTATACTATACCGGGTATGTTCAAACGGCTCATCAGGAGTTCGTTGAAGCGGCTCTTCTGCTCAGTTACGTGATGGGCAAACCGTATCCAACACCCTGGGAGCTGGACGTCCCCAAAGCAGACTACGCCCTTGGGCTGGGGGACTTCATAGGTGAACTCAGGAGGTATTTTCTTCTCAGACTGCTGGAGGGGGACATAGAGGCTGCTGAGAGAGCATACCGTGAAATGGAGAACGTGTACAACGCCCTGATGACCCTCGAGTATCCAAAGGGCCTCGTGAACATCAGGACGAAGCAGGATCAGGCCAGGCACATACTTGAGAGAACCCTTGAAGACTTAACGAGGGCCAAGTTGAACAAAAAACTTGAGGAAAAGCTGAAAGCGGCGGTCGGTGATGAGTGA
- a CDS encoding endonuclease V, with the protein MSEKLFEKLAEVQRKLAKRVVERPLDLSAVKTVGAVDVSYRGESARAAFVLCSFPDCKLLKHRLVEVEVSFPYVPTFFFLRETRPVLVAIGKERPDVLLVEGHGKTHPRGYGLASHIGLVLGIPTIGIAKRLLRDSPEGSWARVGKAYVSVGHLIDLTSAVEIVRKLNAGGYPKPITIADRLSKGHPTTYVQS; encoded by the coding sequence ATGAGTGAGAAGCTTTTTGAGAAGCTGGCCGAAGTGCAGAGAAAGCTAGCTAAAAGGGTAGTTGAGAGGCCGTTGGATCTCTCGGCGGTTAAAACAGTCGGCGCGGTTGATGTCTCCTATCGCGGGGAATCCGCAAGGGCCGCCTTCGTCCTCTGTTCTTTTCCGGACTGTAAGCTGTTAAAACACCGCCTCGTTGAGGTTGAGGTGAGCTTTCCCTACGTGCCGACTTTCTTCTTCCTCAGGGAGACCCGGCCGGTCCTCGTAGCCATCGGGAAAGAAAGGCCCGATGTCCTTCTCGTTGAGGGACATGGGAAGACGCATCCGAGGGGGTACGGACTGGCCTCACACATCGGCCTTGTTCTCGGAATCCCGACGATCGGAATTGCCAAGAGACTGTTGAGGGACAGTCCAGAAGGCTCGTGGGCTAGGGTTGGGAAGGCATACGTGAGCGTCGGGCATCTGATTGACCTAACATCCGCCGTTGAGATTGTTAGAAAGCTCAATGCGGGCGGCTATCCAAAACCGATCACAATAGCCGACAGGCTCTCAAAAGGCCATCCCACTACTTACGTTCAATCTTAA
- a CDS encoding transcriptional regulator: protein MPTRRERIISLLEERDYSPSELARALDLRGKGSIKVILEDLRAIQKIVKREGKVLLIKPAECRNCGFVFKSEIKVPSRCPRCKSEWIEEPRFKIERK from the coding sequence ATGCCGACTCGAAGGGAGAGGATAATAAGCCTTTTGGAGGAGCGGGACTACTCCCCCAGCGAGCTAGCCAGGGCGCTTGATCTCAGGGGCAAGGGGTCAATTAAGGTAATCCTCGAGGACTTGAGGGCGATCCAGAAGATAGTGAAGAGGGAGGGGAAAGTCCTCCTGATAAAGCCCGCCGAGTGCAGGAACTGCGGCTTTGTGTTCAAGTCAGAGATAAAAGTTCCCTCCAGGTGTCCCCGGTGTAAATCGGAATGGATAGAAGAGCCGAGGTTTAAGATTGAACGTAAGTAG
- a CDS encoding tRNA pseudouridine(54/55) synthase Pus10 has protein sequence MIIEKASEVLEKYQLCDHCLGRLFAKLGKGTNEKRGRAIRFVLNMERSKEGLPSFEKPAECELCHNVFDWIPGLIEKIKEAAGEVEFDTFLVGSRFPDEIREKEKKIWEEFGIETAEPINREFNRELGKAFGRATGKETSKNPDVVFIVEPYSGKIELQINPIYIYGRYRKLVRGIPQTPHPDFEESVASIICRPFSRATGGKCVFKGAGREDVDVRTLGNGRPFILEIKRPKRRKINLEEIAREINASGKVEVLNLRFTTPDEAERVLSTPHRKEYLALVLVEDGVTPKEAEEVAKKLTGLEIYQRTPWRVRKARTDKVRVRRVHHAEAKWRDEKHFELRLVTDGGLYIKELISGDKGRTKPSVSDLLGKPAWCERLDVLNVLDDERPEGSSETR, from the coding sequence ATGATAATCGAGAAGGCCAGCGAAGTGCTTGAGAAATACCAGCTCTGCGACCACTGCCTCGGCAGGCTCTTTGCGAAGCTCGGAAAGGGTACTAACGAGAAGAGGGGGAGGGCAATAAGGTTCGTTCTGAATATGGAGCGCTCCAAAGAAGGCCTTCCTTCCTTTGAAAAGCCAGCGGAATGCGAGCTTTGCCATAACGTTTTTGACTGGATTCCCGGCCTAATCGAGAAAATAAAAGAAGCAGCGGGGGAGGTAGAGTTTGACACTTTCCTCGTGGGTTCTAGGTTTCCGGATGAGATCCGGGAGAAAGAGAAGAAAATCTGGGAGGAGTTTGGCATAGAGACCGCCGAGCCAATAAACCGCGAGTTCAACCGCGAGCTGGGGAAGGCCTTTGGCAGGGCAACCGGGAAGGAAACATCGAAGAACCCCGACGTTGTTTTCATAGTCGAGCCTTACTCCGGCAAAATCGAACTCCAGATAAACCCCATCTACATCTACGGTCGGTATAGGAAGCTCGTCCGGGGGATACCTCAGACACCCCACCCGGACTTCGAGGAGAGCGTCGCCTCGATAATCTGCCGCCCCTTTTCCAGGGCAACCGGCGGGAAGTGCGTCTTTAAAGGAGCTGGAAGGGAAGACGTTGACGTTAGAACCCTCGGCAACGGGAGGCCGTTCATCCTGGAGATAAAGCGCCCGAAGAGGAGGAAGATCAACCTTGAGGAGATAGCGAGGGAAATCAACGCGAGCGGGAAGGTTGAGGTGCTTAACCTGAGGTTCACCACCCCAGACGAAGCTGAGAGAGTTCTCTCGACGCCGCACCGAAAGGAATACCTTGCCCTTGTGCTTGTGGAGGATGGTGTTACTCCTAAAGAAGCGGAGGAAGTTGCTAAAAAGCTCACCGGACTTGAGATTTACCAGAGGACACCCTGGAGAGTCAGGAAGGCGAGGACCGACAAGGTAAGGGTGAGGAGAGTCCACCACGCTGAGGCAAAGTGGAGAGATGAAAAGCACTTTGAGCTGAGGCTCGTTACCGATGGCGGCCTCTACATCAAAGAGCTCATCTCTGGGGACAAAGGAAGGACGAAGCCGAGCGTCAGCGACCTTCTCGGCAAGCCGGCGTGGTGTGAGCGGCTCGACGTTCTGAATGTTCTCGATGATGAACGTCCAGAGGGTTCTTCTGAAACCAGGTGA
- a CDS encoding 50S ribosomal protein L21e → MVKKAHSFRRKTRGKLSKHPRRRGLPPLTRFLQEFEVGQKVHIVIEPSYHKGMPDPRFHGRTGTVVGKRGDAYIVQITDGGKVKTFFIHPVHLRPQKG, encoded by the coding sequence ATGGTTAAGAAGGCGCACAGCTTCAGGAGGAAGACGAGGGGTAAGCTCAGTAAGCACCCGAGGAGAAGGGGCCTTCCCCCACTTACTAGATTCCTTCAGGAGTTTGAGGTCGGGCAGAAGGTTCACATCGTTATCGAACCGAGCTACCACAAGGGCATGCCCGACCCGAGGTTCCATGGAAGGACGGGAACCGTCGTCGGCAAGCGCGGAGACGCTTACATCGTCCAGATAACCGACGGCGGCAAGGTTAAGACATTCTTCATACACCCCGTCCACCTCAGGCCCCAGAAGGGATGA
- a CDS encoding RNA polymerase Rpb4 family protein encodes MIGRKKLEEHYITIAEAKELLERRHAEGLAENPEEPMFYEARVSLEHAERFAKLKPEQARELKEKLMGLFDWIDERIAAKLVDILPEDYLDIRVIFAKEDYMPTPEEAKEIIKVIDEYRPLD; translated from the coding sequence ATGATAGGCAGGAAGAAGCTCGAGGAGCACTACATTACCATAGCGGAGGCTAAGGAGCTCCTCGAGAGAAGGCACGCCGAAGGTCTTGCCGAGAACCCGGAGGAGCCGATGTTCTACGAGGCCAGGGTTAGCCTTGAACATGCCGAGCGCTTCGCAAAGCTGAAGCCCGAGCAGGCGAGGGAGCTCAAGGAGAAGCTTATGGGCCTCTTTGACTGGATAGACGAGAGGATAGCTGCAAAGCTCGTTGACATCCTGCCAGAGGACTACCTTGACATCCGTGTCATCTTCGCGAAAGAGGACTACATGCCGACTCCCGAGGAGGCCAAAGAGATCATTAAGGTTATTGATGAATACCGGCCTCTCGACTGA
- a CDS encoding DUF655 domain-containing protein gives MDRYRRHSYRESIGKKRHHNEYEEYAYVLDYLPDGYIDIASGRRTGKPVAQVIGEKAFTLLEVTPKTDLMLYERVFIGKGNRDKILLINKRISYDELTDTAKAELPYVVEEIVKNNEERFVQFFNMAPPITNRLHSLELLPGIGKKHMWEIIEERQREPFKSFEDLKQRVKGLPDPVKMIAKRIVDELQDKDRYKLFVGHRRLFRV, from the coding sequence ATGGATAGGTACCGGAGACACTCCTACCGGGAGAGTATAGGGAAGAAAAGGCATCACAATGAGTATGAGGAATATGCCTATGTGTTAGACTACCTTCCGGACGGGTACATTGACATTGCCAGCGGGAGGAGAACCGGAAAGCCCGTTGCCCAGGTTATTGGTGAGAAGGCCTTTACACTCCTCGAAGTCACTCCAAAGACTGACCTCATGCTCTATGAGAGAGTCTTCATAGGGAAGGGGAACAGGGATAAAATCCTGCTTATAAACAAGAGGATTTCCTACGATGAGCTTACCGACACTGCTAAGGCCGAGCTTCCATACGTTGTTGAGGAGATCGTGAAAAACAACGAGGAGCGCTTTGTGCAGTTCTTCAACATGGCGCCGCCGATAACCAACAGGCTCCATAGCCTTGAACTCTTGCCCGGAATCGGGAAAAAGCACATGTGGGAGATAATAGAGGAGAGGCAGAGAGAGCCCTTCAAGAGCTTTGAGGATCTGAAGCAGAGAGTTAAGGGGCTTCCAGACCCTGTCAAGATGATAGCAAAGAGGATCGTTGATGAACTCCAGGACAAGGACAGGTACAAGCTGTTTGTCGGCCACAGGAGGCTATTCCGCGTATGA
- the rsmA gene encoding 16S rRNA (adenine(1518)-N(6)/adenine(1519)-N(6))-dimethyltransferase RsmA: MRDRLFSIIYKYNLHPNRDLGQNFLIVPDIVERNIERAEVSEKDIVLEIGPGLGVLTDPLSKRAGKVYAIEKDRRIVEILRKEYNWPNVEIIGGDALKVVWPEFNKMVSNLPYQISSPVTFKLLNREFERAVLIFQLEFAERMVAKPGDKNYSRLSLMVRAKARAELVERIGRGAFWPRPKVDSAVVVLEPKPPEERIDLNENLVKALFQHRRSTVSAALKKSAHMLGLSKDKVKELRQVFSRVPHSERRVFQLSPEDVLEIEEFLKKEGVIESSPTSS, encoded by the coding sequence ATGAGAGACCGCCTCTTCTCAATTATTTATAAGTACAACCTCCACCCAAACCGAGATCTCGGGCAGAACTTTCTGATAGTTCCCGACATAGTAGAGCGCAACATCGAACGGGCAGAAGTGAGCGAGAAAGACATCGTTCTGGAAATCGGACCTGGCCTGGGTGTTCTCACAGACCCGCTTAGCAAAAGGGCAGGGAAAGTGTACGCGATTGAAAAAGACCGCAGGATTGTGGAGATATTGAGAAAGGAATACAACTGGCCAAACGTTGAGATAATAGGGGGGGACGCACTCAAGGTCGTGTGGCCGGAGTTCAACAAGATGGTCTCAAACCTTCCGTACCAGATATCCTCCCCGGTGACGTTTAAACTCCTGAACCGCGAGTTTGAGCGTGCGGTCTTGATATTCCAGCTCGAGTTCGCCGAGAGAATGGTTGCCAAGCCCGGAGATAAGAACTATTCTCGCCTCTCCCTGATGGTCAGGGCGAAGGCTAGGGCAGAACTCGTTGAGCGTATTGGAAGGGGCGCCTTTTGGCCGAGACCCAAGGTTGATTCCGCTGTCGTGGTTCTCGAACCAAAGCCACCAGAGGAGAGGATTGACCTCAATGAAAACCTCGTGAAGGCCCTCTTCCAGCACAGGCGGAGTACGGTTTCGGCCGCCCTTAAGAAATCAGCCCATATGCTTGGACTCTCGAAGGATAAAGTCAAGGAGCTGAGGCAGGTTTTCTCAAGGGTTCCTCATTCAGAGAGAAGAGTCTTTCAGCTGTCCCCCGAAGACGTCCTTGAGATAGAGGAGTTTTTGAAGAAAGAAGGGGTCATAGAGTCCTCTCCAACATCTTCTTGA
- a CDS encoding ferritin family protein: MGERTYDHLKKAVEDLQRLSPQELLSYWIQNELKLAETCNSLSNYAKEVRWGDNASNLCEWLAELSVETAEKLMAEYQKRFGTSELSPTNVESIELILSLEDLKRTLKIGRIEDIIKTLLETQRVMHEIYSSLALKTSDERLSELFSALSELSRRRYSTLKKMLERTL; encoded by the coding sequence ATGGGCGAGCGAACTTATGACCACTTGAAGAAAGCAGTTGAAGACCTCCAGAGACTAAGCCCTCAAGAACTTCTGTCGTACTGGATACAGAATGAACTGAAACTGGCGGAGACCTGCAATTCTCTCTCGAACTACGCGAAGGAAGTCAGATGGGGAGATAATGCCTCAAACCTCTGCGAGTGGCTCGCCGAGTTGAGCGTTGAGACGGCCGAGAAGCTGATGGCAGAATACCAGAAACGGTTTGGAACTTCTGAGCTTTCTCCCACCAACGTTGAGTCAATAGAACTCATCTTATCTCTGGAAGACCTGAAGAGAACTCTAAAAATTGGCAGAATTGAGGACATTATAAAAACGCTTCTTGAGACGCAAAGGGTGATGCACGAGATTTATTCATCCCTAGCATTAAAAACTTCCGATGAAAGGCTCTCAGAGCTTTTCAGCGCTCTATCGGAGCTGTCTCGCAGAAGGTATTCAACGCTCAAGAAGATGTTGGAGAGGACTCTATGA
- a CDS encoding radical SAM protein: MIVAIIDGYTDEPAGLGVPPYLGIYPRYAYGAIKKARKDASIFYLTIDDLRATFLGERGIETRNKTPNFPKTKEILEKADLIVYIGGLHTPGKYLSAVPGSVEEVARFLTQFKGEKILGGPAFMGSATMGGIKITSRELQIAHQVFDHVVYGDLEAFLFDYLTNPKDADPFRFRTYTELRDYAIIGTEVVKQFPDYPDFVIVEIETQRGCPKAMGIGGCSFCTEPVRYRRVEDRPIEDVVEEVKALYALGVRHFRVGRQSCIFSYMAKPDGRVPIPNPGAIEKLFRGIRSVAPEVKTLHVDNANPAVIANYPEESRRIAKALIKYGTPGNVVAFGLESADPKVAKLNNLNATAEETYEAVKLLNEIGERRGYNGMPWLLPGINIIFGLPGETKKSYEITFQFLKKILDDGLMVRRINIRQVVVFPGTPLWHMKDKVKVEKHKKLIQHYRYKIRHEIDLPMLKRVVPGGTVLRDVRAEVFDNGLTYGRQIGSYPLIVGMPKRVPINKFYDVLIVDHGFRSITGIPVPVNVNRESPKVLEYIPGIGKKTAVKILAKRPFKTPEEFFDVIGEDKKDMLKDLITL; the protein is encoded by the coding sequence ATGATAGTCGCTATCATAGACGGCTACACCGACGAACCAGCGGGTTTGGGAGTCCCCCCTTACCTCGGTATATACCCCAGGTACGCCTACGGCGCTATAAAAAAGGCCAGGAAAGATGCGTCGATTTTCTACCTCACCATAGACGACCTGCGTGCCACGTTTCTGGGTGAGAGGGGGATAGAGACCCGGAACAAGACGCCGAACTTTCCTAAAACTAAAGAAATCCTGGAAAAAGCCGATCTTATAGTTTACATCGGTGGTCTCCACACTCCTGGAAAGTACCTGTCTGCAGTTCCCGGGAGCGTGGAGGAGGTAGCAAGGTTTCTCACCCAGTTCAAAGGAGAGAAAATCCTCGGCGGGCCTGCTTTCATGGGTTCTGCTACCATGGGAGGCATTAAGATAACCAGCAGGGAACTCCAGATTGCTCACCAAGTTTTTGACCACGTTGTCTATGGCGACCTTGAGGCGTTTCTGTTTGACTACCTAACTAACCCAAAGGATGCAGACCCGTTTCGATTTAGAACTTATACTGAATTAAGGGATTATGCAATTATTGGGACGGAGGTCGTTAAGCAGTTCCCTGATTACCCCGACTTTGTCATAGTTGAAATCGAGACCCAGAGGGGTTGTCCCAAGGCTATGGGGATTGGCGGATGCTCATTCTGTACCGAGCCTGTCAGGTATCGCAGAGTGGAAGACAGACCGATTGAGGATGTCGTTGAAGAAGTTAAAGCCCTCTATGCTCTCGGTGTCAGACACTTCCGGGTAGGCAGGCAGAGCTGTATATTCTCCTACATGGCAAAGCCAGATGGCAGGGTCCCTATACCAAATCCCGGGGCAATTGAGAAGCTCTTCCGCGGAATTCGCTCGGTCGCTCCCGAGGTCAAGACACTCCACGTTGACAACGCCAACCCAGCAGTCATAGCAAACTATCCTGAGGAGAGCAGGAGAATAGCGAAGGCCCTGATAAAATACGGCACTCCTGGAAATGTAGTCGCGTTTGGTCTCGAAAGCGCCGACCCAAAGGTTGCAAAGCTCAACAACCTCAACGCCACAGCTGAAGAGACATATGAGGCGGTCAAACTTCTCAACGAAATTGGGGAAAGAAGAGGATACAATGGAATGCCATGGCTTCTCCCGGGCATAAACATAATCTTCGGTCTACCAGGAGAGACAAAAAAGAGCTATGAAATCACATTCCAGTTCCTAAAAAAGATCCTCGATGATGGCTTGATGGTCAGGCGCATAAACATCCGCCAGGTAGTAGTTTTTCCGGGAACACCTCTGTGGCACATGAAGGATAAGGTGAAAGTCGAGAAGCACAAGAAACTTATTCAGCACTACCGCTATAAGATAAGGCACGAGATAGACCTGCCCATGCTCAAGCGTGTTGTCCCTGGGGGAACTGTTCTAAGAGACGTCCGCGCTGAGGTTTTCGATAACGGCCTAACTTATGGGAGACAGATAGGGAGTTATCCACTCATAGTCGGGATGCCCAAGCGGGTTCCCATCAACAAATTCTACGACGTTTTAATTGTTGATCACGGCTTCAGGAGTATAACTGGAATTCCAGTCCCTGTGAACGTGAACAGGGAGAGTCCAAAGGTCTTAGAGTACATACCGGGCATAGGGAAGAAGACTGCCGTGAAAATACTGGCAAAGCGACCCTTTAAGACCCCTGAAGAATTCTTCGACGTTATTGGAGAGGATAAAAAGGATATGCTGAAAGATTTAATCACCCTGTAG
- a CDS encoding S-layer protein, with product MKVKKIAALAVGAAMVGATLGFASAQPTVPNIPKDFFVKNGEPNVKIVIGSQAAAQDVASAADIAVALGTLLYTEEDVKVKDASVVVKKDVAYDPADIPVFDNTYRGDYRVGENLADYPGWWNGSYDANGNPIFNANLSASAWNGGVYDSGYTDYVFGAVEWKDGNGNNYWQDPNGNWHDATDVNIHYTISIGKIELKGFNDADFTDVDDFSDFTVIVDNVVANVTFSLNAYKRTLWDPVLGAVGTTYTVSDVKPGSSYSLYQADVIKGVEKGDTITLFGKTIKVLDIGSDYIEYGNDWGEKYINKDETATFGDYTVKVIDIDVNQVKALFEISGPAGSKIITLDTDPNTDTPDSMTLFNGGIRITLKDTFIGIGGTTSALVEVQTDIARIYDGGEFMPGWIAKLGINNGELDWFALQNKEALEGKEVDLFDTYKVDYVADIMKKKNPADDKTYAAMSAWVVIDPLKPEYATQELGVGDELEGWTIDDIKATPDPAKAAVVSKITTPITVLDDEIMAAGLDSVDSNLILVGGPVVNKVTAALADKLGVPTTYEEWAANETLKAGVVKYIDNCPTIGGHGVVLVAGADRDGTKAAAEALMEYLAGLH from the coding sequence ATGAAGGTGAAGAAGATCGCGGCACTCGCAGTCGGTGCCGCAATGGTTGGCGCAACCCTCGGCTTTGCCAGCGCTCAGCCGACAGTCCCGAACATCCCGAAGGACTTCTTTGTTAAGAACGGAGAGCCCAACGTTAAAATCGTTATTGGAAGCCAGGCCGCTGCTCAGGATGTCGCTTCAGCTGCCGACATAGCCGTTGCCCTTGGTACCCTGCTCTACACTGAGGAGGACGTCAAGGTTAAGGACGCCAGCGTTGTTGTTAAGAAGGACGTCGCCTACGACCCGGCTGACATCCCGGTCTTTGACAACACTTACAGGGGAGACTACAGGGTTGGAGAAAACCTTGCCGACTACCCAGGCTGGTGGAACGGAAGCTACGACGCGAACGGCAACCCGATATTCAACGCCAACCTCTCAGCTTCAGCTTGGAATGGCGGTGTTTATGACAGTGGGTACACTGACTACGTCTTTGGCGCTGTAGAGTGGAAGGACGGAAACGGCAACAACTACTGGCAGGACCCGAACGGCAACTGGCACGACGCTACTGACGTCAACATACACTACACCATATCAATCGGCAAGATTGAGCTCAAGGGCTTCAACGACGCTGACTTCACTGACGTAGATGACTTCAGCGACTTCACCGTTATCGTTGACAATGTCGTGGCCAACGTGACCTTCAGCCTGAACGCTTATAAGAGGACTCTCTGGGACCCAGTCCTTGGTGCCGTTGGAACAACTTACACCGTCAGCGACGTTAAGCCGGGCAGCTCTTACAGCCTCTACCAGGCTGATGTCATTAAGGGTGTCGAGAAGGGAGACACAATCACCCTCTTCGGCAAGACCATCAAGGTCCTTGACATCGGCAGTGACTACATCGAGTACGGTAACGACTGGGGAGAGAAGTACATCAACAAGGATGAGACGGCAACCTTTGGCGACTACACCGTCAAGGTTATCGATATTGACGTCAACCAAGTCAAGGCCCTCTTCGAGATCTCCGGCCCGGCTGGAAGCAAGATCATAACCCTCGACACCGACCCAAACACCGACACACCAGATTCAATGACCCTCTTCAATGGAGGCATAAGGATAACCCTCAAGGACACCTTCATTGGTATCGGCGGAACCACCAGTGCCCTTGTCGAAGTCCAGACTGACATCGCCCGCATCTACGACGGCGGCGAGTTCATGCCTGGCTGGATAGCCAAGCTCGGCATAAACAACGGTGAACTCGATTGGTTCGCTCTCCAGAACAAAGAGGCTCTTGAGGGCAAGGAAGTTGACCTCTTCGACACCTACAAGGTTGACTACGTTGCTGACATTATGAAGAAGAAGAACCCGGCCGACGACAAGACCTACGCCGCTATGTCCGCTTGGGTTGTCATTGACCCGCTCAAGCCAGAGTACGCCACCCAGGAGCTCGGTGTCGGCGACGAGCTTGAAGGCTGGACAATCGACGACATAAAGGCCACACCCGACCCGGCCAAGGCCGCAGTCGTCAGCAAGATAACCACCCCGATAACCGTCCTCGACGACGAGATCATGGCCGCTGGCCTCGACAGCGTTGACAGCAACCTCATCCTCGTCGGTGGTCCGGTTGTCAACAAGGTCACCGCTGCCCTTGCCGACAAGCTCGGTGTCCCGACTACCTACGAAGAGTGGGCCGCTAACGAGACCCTCAAGGCCGGTGTCGTCAAGTACATCGACAACTGCCCGACCATCGGCGGCCACGGCGTCGTCCTCGTCGCCGGTGCTGACAGGGACGGCACCAAGGCAGCCGCCGAGGCTCTCATGGAGTACCTCGCTGGCCTTCACTGA